In a genomic window of Lycium ferocissimum isolate CSIRO_LF1 chromosome 9, AGI_CSIRO_Lferr_CH_V1, whole genome shotgun sequence:
- the LOC132029544 gene encoding guanine nucleotide-binding protein alpha-1 subunit encodes MLPVVFENMGLLCSRNKHYSQADDEENAQTAEIERRIEQETKADKHIQKLLLLGAGDSGKSTIFKQIKLLFQTGFDEAELKNYIPVIHANVYQTIKILHDGSKELAQNELEASKYALSAENKEIGEKLSEIGGRMDYPHLTKDLVQDIEALWKDPAVQETLLRGNELQVPDCTHYFMENLQRFSDINYVPTKEDVLFARIRTTGVVEIQFSPVGENKKSGEVYKLFDVGGQRNERRKWIHLFEGVTAVIFCAAISEYDQTLFEDERKNRMMETKELFEWVLKQPCFEKTSFMLFLNKFDIFEQKVLKVPLNTCEWFKDYQPVSTGKQEIEHAYEFIKKKFEESYFQCTAPDRVDRVFKIYRTTALDQKLVKKTFKLVDETLRRRNLFEAGLL; translated from the exons ATGCTGCCTGTGGTTTTCGAAAACATGGGCTTGTTGTGCAGCAGAAACAAACATTACAGTCAAGCCGATGATGAGGAAAATGCTCAG ACTGCAGAGATAGAAAGACGGATTGAGCAAGAAACAAAGGCAGACAAGCATATTCAGAAACTTCTTCTACTTG GTGCCGGAGATTCGGGGAAGTCTACTATTTTTAAGCAG ATAAAACTTTTGTTCCAGACTGGTTTTGATGAAGCAGAGCTAAAGAACTACATCCCTGTCATTCATGCCAATGTCTATCAGACAATAAAA ATATTACATGATGGGTCGAAAGAATTAGCTCAAAATGAGTTAGAGGCCTCAAAGTATGCTCTATCAGCTGAAAATAAG GAAATTGGCGAGAAGCTTTCAGAAATTGGAGGCAGGATGGATTATCCTCACCTGACTAAGGATCTGGTGCAGGATATTGAAGCTCTTTGGAAAGATCCTGCTGTTCAA GAAACTCTTTTACGTGGTAATGAGCTTCAGGTTCCAGATTGTACCCATTATTTCATGGAAAACTTGCAGAGATTTTCTGATATAAATTATGTTCCAACAAAG GAGGATGTTCTTTTTGCCCGGATTCGAACAACGGGTGTCGTTGAAATACAGTTCAG CCCAGTTGGAGAGAACAAAAAAAGTGGAGAAGTATATAAGCTTTTTGATGTTGGAGGTCAGAGAAACGAGAGAAGAAAGTGGATTCATCTATTTGAAGGCGTCACAGCAGTTATATTTTGTGCCGCTATTAGTGA GTATGATCAAACTCTATTTGAGGATGAAAGAAAGAACCGAATGATGGAGACCAAGGAACTCTTTGAGTGGGTCTTAAAGCAACCATGTTTCGAG AAAACTTCCTTCATGCTATTTCTCAACAAATTTGATATATTTGAGCAGAAGGTTctgaaa GTGCCTCTCAACACCTGTGAGTGGTTTAAAGATTACCAGCCAGTTTCAACAGGAAAACAAGAGATTGAGCATGCTTATGA gtttataaagaaaaaatttgagGAATCATATTTCCAATGCACTGCACCGGATCGTGTGGACCGGGTGTTTAAGATCTATAGAACCACAGCCCTTGATCAGAAGCTTGTAAAGAAGACTTTCAAACTGGTAGATGAGACCCTGAGAAGGAGAAACCTCTTCGAAGCAGGTTTATTATGA